The genomic window CCGACAAAAACCTCCCGACTGAGGAGCAGTTTGCCGCTCGGCTTAAACTTGCGGCCTTGCCACGCAACAGCGCGCCGTGTCGGGCGCGTAACCGGTGTGTTCTTACAGGGCGCTCTAGGGGGTATTATCGTAAATTAGGTATGTCCCGTATCATGTTGCGCTCTATGGCTTTGCACGGTGAGATTCCGGGCATGACGAAGTCTAGTTGGTAAGGGAGAACTGCCATGACTATGTCTGATCCCTTAGGTGATATGATTACCCGTATTCGCAATTCTTTGATGCGGGGTAAATCGTCGGTGATAACGCCGGCATCTAAGTTACGTGGCCATGTTCTGGATGTCTTGCGTGAGGAGGGATACATTCGTGGCTACAGAGATGGTGGCCATGAGGGAGGGGTGGATATATTTGTGATTGAACTTAAATATTATGAAGACCTGCCTGCTATCAAAGAGATTAAACGTATTTCTAAACCTGGGCGACGGGTCTATTCTTCTGTTCAGGATATGCCTGTGGTGCATAATGGGCTTGGTATTTCTATTTTATCTACACCAAAAGGTGTGATGTCTGATAATAATGCTCGTCGCAATAGTGTGGGCGGTGAAGTTTTGTGTCAGGTATTTTAGAGTTAGTTGCGTTTTAGGGTAAGTATTATGTCGCGTATTGGAAAAAAATCTGTTCCCATTCCCAATGGAGTTAACGTAACTGTTAAGGGGCGTCAGATGCAAGCTAAAGGGCCCAAGGGAGAATTGTCTATGATGTTGGCAGATGAAGTGTCTGTGACGCAGGAAGAAGGCCAGTTATCTTTTGCACCTATTGGTGAAACGCGGCGGGCGCGGGCCATGTGGGGCATGAACCGCACTTTGGCACAAAATATGTTGATTGGTGTTTGTGAAGGATTTTCTCGTACGTTGGAGGTCAACGGCGTTGGGTATCGTGCTCAGGTTCAGGGTAGTACTTTGGTGTTGAATCTAGGTTTAAGCCACGAAATTCGCTATCCTGTGCCGGACGACATCAAGATTAACTGCCCACACCCTACTGCAATAGTCATTAGTGGTCCTGATAAGCAAAAGGTTGGTCAGGTGGCAACAGAGATCAGAGCCTATCGGCGTCCGGAGCCCTACAAAGGCAAAGGTTTACGGTATGTTGATGAGTATATCTTCCGTAAGGAAGGCAAAAAGAAGTAGTGAAGTAAGATGAGTGCACGGAGTAAAATTGTCAAAGATAGAAAGAGTCAACTACATCAGCGTCGACAGACGCGGGTGCGTACTAAGCTTGCTCAAAGGGGAGGAAGTCGCCCTCGGTTAACGGTGTATAGGTCTTTGCGCCATATATATTCGCAAATTATTGATGATCGGGCAGGGTGTACGCTAGCGGCAGCCTCATCACGAGATGAGGCGTTTGCGGGTCGGGCTGGGTCAGATAAAGCCGTAGCAGGTGAGGTGGGTGCTCTCATTGCGCAGCGTGCTCGTGAGGCAGGTATTGAGTCGGTTATCTTTGACAGAGGCGGCTATCTCTATCACGGTCGTGTTAAAGCACTGGCAGAGGCGGCACGAAAATCGGGTCTTAATTTTTAAGACAGAAGAATCTATTCAGCGGGATAATATCACACGAAACACAATGATGAGGGCAGTAGGTATAGTATGCGGATAAGCGAACAAAATCGCGGTAATGATAGCGAAAAGGAAATCGTTGATAATTTGGTTCATATCAACCGTGTTGCCAAGGTGGTCAAAGGTGGTCGGCGGTTTGGGTTTGCGGCTCTTGTGGTAGCGGGTGATCAAAAGGGCCGGGTTGGTTTTGGCCATGGCAAGGCTCGTGAAGTACCTGAGGCGGTGCGTAAGGCTACAGAGGCTGCGAAGCGCAATATGATCCGGGTGGCTTTGCGGGAGGGACGAACGCTTCACCATGATACGAGCGGCAAATGGGGTGCGGGTCGTGTTGTTTTGCGGTCTGCTCCAGCAGGAACGGGCATTATTGCTGGCGGCCCGATGCGGGCCGTGTTTGAGACACTGGGGGTGCAGGACGTAGTGGCTAAATCAATAGGGAGTGCTAATCCTTATAATATGGTGCGGGCGACCATTGAAGCTTTGAAGAAAGAATATAGTCCTCGCATGGTTGCGGCTCGACGTGGCAAGAAGGTTAGTGAAGTTATTGTAGGCCGCACTCAAAGCGCAGAGCAGAAATCAGAAGAAGAATAGAGAAGATATTTAATTGTGGTTAAGAAAAGCAAAATAACGGTAAAGCAGGTTGGGAGTCCTATTAGGCATCCGGCAGATCAGCGTGCGACACTAATAGGCCTTGGTCTTAACAAAATGAGCCGGACGTGTACGTTGGAAGATACACCATCTGTACGGGGCATGATTGCAAAAGTTGCCCATTTAGTTGAACTGATAGACGATGGGGCTGGTAGCAGGTAAGGCGACTTGTTTTAGGAAAGATTTAGGAAAGATGAAATTAAATCATATTTCTGATAATGCCGGCTCTCGTAAAAGCCGGACGCGGGCGGGGCGTGGATCAGGTTCCGGTAAGGGAAAGACGGCTGGACGTGGCCATAAAGGGCAAAGGTCACGCTCTGGTGTTTCTTTGCGTGGCTTTGAGGGTGGACAGACACCCTTGCACATGCGTTTGCCCAAACGTGGTTTTAATAACAAATTCTCCAAGACGTTTAATGTGATTACATTGGGCAGACTTGTTCGGGCCATTGAGAGCGGAAAATTGTCATCAGATGCTGTTATTACGACGGAAACACTTAAGATTGCGGGTGTTATCAAGCGTTTTCGGGATGGTGTCCGCATTGTTAACGGTGGGAATCTTAATCAAGCCTTGCAGCTTAAAGTGGAAGGCATTTCGGCGGGCGCCCGGGCAGTTGTAGAGAAGGCGGGTGGTTCGGTGACTCTTGTGGACTTGACGACCAATACGGTTGAGACGACTGAAGCTGGAAAGTCGGACAAGTAATATGCCTTCTGCGGCTGAACAATTAGCGGCAAATCTGAATCTGTCAGCTTTTGCCAAAGCTGATGAACTCAAAAAGCGTATCTGGTTTACCTTGGGTATTTTGCTGGTCTATCGGTTAGGTA from Parvularculales bacterium includes these protein-coding regions:
- the rpsN gene encoding 30S ribosomal protein S14, producing the protein MSKKSLIERDHKRRRLAVRFAGRRARLKAIATDKNLPTEEQFAARLKLAALPRNSAPCRARNRCVLTGRSRGYYRKLGMSRIMLRSMALHGEIPGMTKSSW
- the rpsH gene encoding 30S ribosomal protein S8 codes for the protein MTMSDPLGDMITRIRNSLMRGKSSVITPASKLRGHVLDVLREEGYIRGYRDGGHEGGVDIFVIELKYYEDLPAIKEIKRISKPGRRVYSSVQDMPVVHNGLGISILSTPKGVMSDNNARRNSVGGEVLCQVF
- the rplF gene encoding 50S ribosomal protein L6; protein product: MSRIGKKSVPIPNGVNVTVKGRQMQAKGPKGELSMMLADEVSVTQEEGQLSFAPIGETRRARAMWGMNRTLAQNMLIGVCEGFSRTLEVNGVGYRAQVQGSTLVLNLGLSHEIRYPVPDDIKINCPHPTAIVISGPDKQKVGQVATEIRAYRRPEPYKGKGLRYVDEYIFRKEGKKK
- the rplR gene encoding 50S ribosomal protein L18; this translates as MSARSKIVKDRKSQLHQRRQTRVRTKLAQRGGSRPRLTVYRSLRHIYSQIIDDRAGCTLAAASSRDEAFAGRAGSDKAVAGEVGALIAQRAREAGIESVIFDRGGYLYHGRVKALAEAARKSGLNF
- the rpsE gene encoding 30S ribosomal protein S5, with amino-acid sequence MRISEQNRGNDSEKEIVDNLVHINRVAKVVKGGRRFGFAALVVAGDQKGRVGFGHGKAREVPEAVRKATEAAKRNMIRVALREGRTLHHDTSGKWGAGRVVLRSAPAGTGIIAGGPMRAVFETLGVQDVVAKSIGSANPYNMVRATIEALKKEYSPRMVAARRGKKVSEVIVGRTQSAEQKSEEE
- the rpmD gene encoding 50S ribosomal protein L30 encodes the protein MTVKQVGSPIRHPADQRATLIGLGLNKMSRTCTLEDTPSVRGMIAKVAHLVELIDDGAGSR
- the rplO gene encoding 50S ribosomal protein L15 gives rise to the protein MKLNHISDNAGSRKSRTRAGRGSGSGKGKTAGRGHKGQRSRSGVSLRGFEGGQTPLHMRLPKRGFNNKFSKTFNVITLGRLVRAIESGKLSSDAVITTETLKIAGVIKRFRDGVRIVNGGNLNQALQLKVEGISAGARAVVEKAGGSVTLVDLTTNTVETTEAGKSDK